One Miscanthus floridulus cultivar M001 chromosome 11, ASM1932011v1, whole genome shotgun sequence DNA window includes the following coding sequences:
- the LOC136493677 gene encoding F-box protein PP2-B10-like isoform X2, which produces MMKRSRRNHEKEHPEPEGGWTTTGNEADSDCSVLRLPEACLAHVISLTTPTDACRSSAVSTAFQAAASSDPVWERFLPPDYRSIISRADHPVDLTTSKKELFLSLAEDHILVDQGTKSFWLDRTSGAKCYMLSSRSVHITWGDYPLYWRRIYLPDSRFEEVAELIAVCWLDIAGNIERTELSPNTKYAAYLVFRLADESYGLDCPTQEARIATGDQVATRRLSMYPCTTQAREGEQGGRAEDESTVSYPREREDDWMEVELGEFYNHQGDTGVVGFSLVEHVQLHWKKGLMLEGIEIRQKN; this is translated from the exons ATGATGAAGCGGTCACGAAGGAATCATGAGAAAGAACACCCTGAGCCTGAGGGAGGATGGACCACTACTGGGAATGAAGCGGACTCCGACTGCAGCGTCCTGCGTCTTCCAGAGGCATGCCTCGCTCATGTCATCTCCCTGACGACTCCCACAGATGCGTGCCGTTCCTCAGCCGTATCTACTGCCTTCCAAGCAGCAGCGAGCTCTGATCCGGTGTGGGAACGCTTCCTGCCTCCTGACTACAGATCGATTATTTCTCGCGCCGACCATCCTGTAGATTTGACGACCAGCAAAAAAGAGCTGTTCCTCAGCCTCGCTGAAGACCATATCCTCGTCGACCAAGGCACTAAG AGCTTTTGGTTGGATCGGACAAGCGGCGCCAAATGTTACATGCTATCATCTCGATCAGTACACATTACATGGGGTGATTATCCCTTATACTGGAGACGGATCTATTTGCCCGATTCCAG GTTTGAAGAAGTAGCTGAGCTCATCGCCGTCTGCTGGCTTGACATAGCCGGCAATATTGAGCGCACGGAGCTCTCTCCCAACACAAAATACGCAGCCTACCTCGTGTTCAGATTGGCAGATGAATCATACGGCCTTGACTGCCCAACGCAAGAGGCACGTATCGCTACGGGCGATCAGGTTGCAACGCGTAGGCTCTCTATGTACCCATGCACGACGCAAGCAAGAGAGGGCGAGCAAGGAGGACGGGCTGAAGACGAGAGTACCGTGAGCTACCCAAGAGAAAGGGAAGACGATTGGATGGAGGTAGAGCTGGGGGAGTTCTACAACCACCAAGGGGACACGGGGGTGGTCGGCTTCAGTTTGGTAGAGCACGTACAGCTCCACTGGAAGAAAGGCCTTATGTTGGAGGGAATCGAAATAAGACAGAAGAATTAA
- the LOC136493677 gene encoding F-box protein PP2-B10-like isoform X1, with product MTHSHLLASFSQISTTNMQMMKRSRRNHEKEHPEPEGGWTTTGNEADSDCSVLRLPEACLAHVISLTTPTDACRSSAVSTAFQAAASSDPVWERFLPPDYRSIISRADHPVDLTTSKKELFLSLAEDHILVDQGTKSFWLDRTSGAKCYMLSSRSVHITWGDYPLYWRRIYLPDSRFEEVAELIAVCWLDIAGNIERTELSPNTKYAAYLVFRLADESYGLDCPTQEARIATGDQVATRRLSMYPCTTQAREGEQGGRAEDESTVSYPREREDDWMEVELGEFYNHQGDTGVVGFSLVEHVQLHWKKGLMLEGIEIRQKN from the exons ATGACGCATAGCCATTTACTCGCATCATTTTCCCAAATCTCAACAACTAACATGCAGATGATGAAGCGGTCACGAAGGAATCATGAGAAAGAACACCCTGAGCCTGAGGGAGGATGGACCACTACTGGGAATGAAGCGGACTCCGACTGCAGCGTCCTGCGTCTTCCAGAGGCATGCCTCGCTCATGTCATCTCCCTGACGACTCCCACAGATGCGTGCCGTTCCTCAGCCGTATCTACTGCCTTCCAAGCAGCAGCGAGCTCTGATCCGGTGTGGGAACGCTTCCTGCCTCCTGACTACAGATCGATTATTTCTCGCGCCGACCATCCTGTAGATTTGACGACCAGCAAAAAAGAGCTGTTCCTCAGCCTCGCTGAAGACCATATCCTCGTCGACCAAGGCACTAAG AGCTTTTGGTTGGATCGGACAAGCGGCGCCAAATGTTACATGCTATCATCTCGATCAGTACACATTACATGGGGTGATTATCCCTTATACTGGAGACGGATCTATTTGCCCGATTCCAG GTTTGAAGAAGTAGCTGAGCTCATCGCCGTCTGCTGGCTTGACATAGCCGGCAATATTGAGCGCACGGAGCTCTCTCCCAACACAAAATACGCAGCCTACCTCGTGTTCAGATTGGCAGATGAATCATACGGCCTTGACTGCCCAACGCAAGAGGCACGTATCGCTACGGGCGATCAGGTTGCAACGCGTAGGCTCTCTATGTACCCATGCACGACGCAAGCAAGAGAGGGCGAGCAAGGAGGACGGGCTGAAGACGAGAGTACCGTGAGCTACCCAAGAGAAAGGGAAGACGATTGGATGGAGGTAGAGCTGGGGGAGTTCTACAACCACCAAGGGGACACGGGGGTGGTCGGCTTCAGTTTGGTAGAGCACGTACAGCTCCACTGGAAGAAAGGCCTTATGTTGGAGGGAATCGAAATAAGACAGAAGAATTAA